One Camelina sativa cultivar DH55 chromosome 3, Cs, whole genome shotgun sequence genomic window carries:
- the LOC104776893 gene encoding putative leucine-rich repeat receptor-like serine/threonine-protein kinase At2g14440 — MLRFILACLFIFSFGLPSSSARPAPYALRISCGARKNVRTPPTYALWFKDIAYTGGIPANATSPSYITPPLKTLRYFPISEGPNNCYNIVRVPKGHYSVRIFFGVVDQPNFDKEPLFDISIEGTQISSLKSGWSSEDDQVFAEGLMFLMGGTATICFHSTGHGDPAILSIEILQVDDKAYNFGQGWSQGVILRTATRLTCGTGKPRFDEDYSGDHWGGDRFWNPRRSFGKGADSPRSTENTIKKASVSPNFYPEALYQSALVSTDDQPDLTYSLDVEPNRKYSVWLHFAEIDATITAEGKRVFDVVINGDTFFEDVDIIKMSGDRYAALVLNATVTVSGRTLTVVLQPKAGGRAIINAIEVFEIITAEFKTLRDEVGALQKMKKALALPSRFGWNGDPCIPPQHPWSGADCQLDKNTSRWFIDGLDLDNQGLKGFLPKDISKLKHLQSINLSQNSIQGGIPASLGSVTSLEVLDLSDNSFNGSIPETLGELTSLRILNLNGNSLSGKVPAAVGGRLLHRASFNFTDNAGLCGIPGLPACGHHLSSGAKIGIAFGVSLALLLIVACAMIWWKRRQNILRAQQIAARGAPYAKKRTHVSHDIQMSRHGNNNNHGQARTAVENGPSLLS; from the exons ATGCTTCGATTTATCCTCGcatgtctttttattttctcatttggTCTTCCCTCTTCTTCAGCTCGACCAG CTCCATATGCCTTGCGGATTAGTTGTGGAGCTCGAAAAAATGTCCGAACACCGCCAACTTATGCTCTTTGGTTCAAAGATATTGCCTACACTGGCGGCATACCTGCCAATGCTACATCTCCTAGTTATATAACTCCTCCATTGAAGACACTTCGTTATTTCCCTATCTCTGAAGGTCCAAACAATTGCTACAACATTGTCCGAGTGCCAAAGGGACACTACTCTGTGAGGATCTTCTTTGGAGTTGTTGATCAACCTAACTTCGACAAAGAGCCTCTCTTTGACATATCTATTGAAGGGACTCAgatttcttctctcaaatcGGGTTGGAGTAGTGAAGATGATCAAGTCTTTGCTGAGGGTCTCATGTTTCTTATGGGTGGCACAGCTACAATATGTTTCCATAGTACTGGTCATGGTGATCCTGCCATCCTGAGTATTGAGATTCTCCAGGTTGATGATAAAGCTTACAACTTTGGTCAAGGTTGGAGCCAAGGAGTGATACTTAGAACTGCCACGAGGTTGACTTGTGGTACTGGTAAGCCAAGGTTTGATGAAGATTACAGTGGGGATCATTGGGGTGGTGATAGGTTTTGGAATCCGAGGAGATCTTTTGGTAAAGGTGCTGATTCTCCAAGATCAACTGAGAATACAATCAAGAAGGCATCAGTTTCGCCAAACTTTTATCCAGAAGCACTATATCAGTCAGCTTTAGTTAGTACAGACGACCAACCAGATTTAACATATAGCCTGGATGTGGAACCCAACAGAAAGTACTCAGTGTGGTTGCACTTTGCAGAGATTGATGCTACAATCACTGCTGAAGGCAAAAGGGTGTTTGATGTTGTGATAAATGGCGACACTTTCTTTGAAGATGTGGATATCATAAAGATGAGTGGTGACAGATATGCAGCACTTGTTCTCAATGCAACAGTGACTGTGAGTGGAAGAACCTTAACAGTCGTTCTACAACCCAAGGCAGGTGGTCGTGCTATTATCAATGCAATCGAGGTCTTTGAGATCATTACCGCTGAGTTTAAAACATTACGGGATGAAG TCGGTGCATtacagaaaatgaaaaaagctTTAGCACTTCCATCAAGGTTTGGATGGAATGGTGATCCATGTATTCCCCCACAACATCCATGGAGTGGAGCTGATTGTCAGCTGGACAAGAACACCAGCCGATGGTTCATTGATGGACT TGATCTTGATAACCAAGGTCTGAAAGGTTTCCTACCAAAGGAcatatcaaaactaaaacatctCCAGAGCAT AAACTTGAGTCAAAACAGCATTCAAGGAGGAATACCTGCATCACTTGGAAGCGTTACCAGCTTGGAAGTATT GGACCTCTCCGACAATTCTTTCAATGGATCTATCCCTGAAACTTTAGGAGAATTAACATCCCTGCGGATTCT GAATCTCAATGGAAACTCTTTGTCAGGAAAAGTACCAGCGGCTGTAGGTGGGAGGCTGTTGCACAGAGCAAGCTTcaa CTTCACAGATAATGCAGGTCTTTGCGGAATCCCAGGGCTTCCAGCTTGTGGACATCACCTTTCTTCAGGAGCCAAGATTGGGATAGCATTTGGTGTTAGTCTAGCATTACTATTGATCGTTGCATGTGCAATGATATGGTGGAAAAGACGACAGAACATTCTTCGGGCACAGCAGATTGCAG CAAGAGGAGCTCCGTATGCAAAAAAGAGAACACATGTATCGCATGACATACAAATGTCAAGGCACGGGAACAATAATAACCACGGCCAAGCTCGTACTGCTGTGGAAAATGGACCGAGCTTGTTGTCGTGA